The Rhizobium sp. BG4 genome has a window encoding:
- the nhaA gene encoding Na+/H+ antiporter NhaA — translation MSKTIQGRIKSTLRQFLDSEASGGLILMAVAVLAIVVANSPAADVYFHALHVYLGPLSLQHWINDALMSAFFLLVGLEIKREMLDGQLSSWSRRILPGAAAAGGMVLPALIYIAFNLSDTSTLRGWAIPTATDIAFALGVLSLLGDRVPASLKIFLAALAIIDDLGAVIVIAIFYTADINVLALAVAAVLIGNLVILNRSGVKNIWAYLALGVLLWIAVFLSGIHATLAGVVLALAIPLKVTPGAPEASDADSPLHKLEHALQKPVAFFIVPIFGFANAGVSFAGASANVLAEPVTIGVAAGLFLGKLAGVLGTVALLVKSGLAQLPARATWSQMTGVSLLCGIGFTMSLFIGLLAFPDASSQDHVKIGILAGSLASGVAGAVVLRASGHRKQPT, via the coding sequence GTGTCGAAAACGATCCAAGGCCGCATCAAGTCCACGCTGCGTCAGTTTCTCGATAGCGAGGCGTCGGGCGGCCTGATCCTGATGGCGGTGGCCGTGCTGGCGATCGTCGTCGCAAACTCTCCCGCCGCAGACGTCTACTTCCACGCCCTGCATGTCTACCTCGGCCCGCTCAGTCTACAGCACTGGATCAACGACGCCCTCATGAGCGCCTTCTTCCTGCTGGTAGGCCTTGAGATCAAGCGGGAAATGCTGGACGGACAACTGTCGAGCTGGAGCAGACGAATTCTTCCAGGCGCCGCTGCAGCGGGCGGAATGGTGCTGCCCGCACTGATCTACATCGCCTTCAATCTTTCAGACACGTCGACCTTGAGAGGATGGGCGATTCCAACCGCGACCGACATCGCCTTCGCACTCGGCGTCCTTTCCCTTCTCGGGGATAGGGTGCCCGCCTCGCTGAAGATCTTCCTGGCGGCGCTGGCGATCATCGACGACCTCGGCGCGGTGATCGTCATCGCCATTTTCTATACGGCAGACATCAACGTTCTTGCACTTGCCGTCGCAGCCGTCTTGATCGGAAACTTGGTGATCCTGAACCGGTCCGGCGTGAAGAACATCTGGGCCTATCTGGCGCTGGGAGTTCTCCTATGGATCGCCGTCTTCCTGTCAGGGATTCACGCCACGCTCGCGGGAGTCGTCCTGGCGCTTGCCATTCCGCTGAAGGTCACCCCCGGCGCGCCCGAAGCCTCGGACGCGGACTCACCGCTCCATAAACTGGAGCACGCACTCCAGAAGCCGGTGGCTTTCTTCATCGTGCCAATATTCGGCTTCGCCAATGCCGGCGTCTCCTTCGCAGGCGCGTCGGCAAACGTCCTTGCGGAGCCGGTGACCATCGGCGTCGCCGCCGGCCTCTTCCTGGGGAAGCTTGCAGGCGTGCTTGGAACGGTGGCGCTTCTGGTCAAGTCCGGGTTGGCGCAGCTTCCGGCGCGGGCGACCTGGTCGCAGATGACGGGCGTGTCTCTGCTTTGCGGCATCGGCTTCACGATGAGCCTGTTCATCGGACTGCTGGCCTTCCCGGATGCGTCGTCTCAAGATCACGTGAAGATCGGGATCCTTGCGGGCTCGCTTGCATCGGGCGTGGCCGGGGCCGTCGTCCTGAGGGCGTCGGGCCATAGGAAGCAACCGACGTAG